Proteins encoded within one genomic window of Streptomyces taklimakanensis:
- a CDS encoding extracellular solute-binding protein, translating to MSQTHSPSRRTFLASTAVAAAVVGGVPLLSACSSEGGGGGKGGTTTKKDAAKLLPTYRASRVVEPDIPSENGSRPGFTGKAEPYAQLPASVPEKLGKGGKVTIMSPLWGTPPKKDCAYYRAVDEATGVTVDWQTQDGNTYGEKLGAVLASSGIPDMVVIPSWEMQGKIPSAIDSRFADLGSYLSGDNVEKYPNLAAIPTEAWRMSIFSGKLKGLPLPSGAVDIVIPYYRQDIFEDKGWEVPTSAQGFMDLAKEITAPRAKVWACEDMKWTAFNVFGALPDKPYCWEWQGEKLVHRIETDNYLEALEWTRKLYAAGVVHPDAMAVRGDAGTRFTAGQSMMTNDGNAKWYGWTFEQREQNPDFRVSGMDIFGHDGGDPRLYFANPAGIWAFVNRKASKETVEECLAIANFAAAPYGTRENRLVRYGVEGTHYTLEDGVPTKTPQGVTETQDTYFFTAGSEAVAAFPDYPQIVRDWCAWQQRMGAFMKKPLLYGMQVREPNRWANLGDQFEDLEDDVVRGRKKISDMQRAIEDWRKAGGDELRDWYRKLIDEVGESAA from the coding sequence ATGTCCCAGACCCACAGCCCCAGCCGGAGAACGTTCCTCGCCTCCACGGCCGTCGCCGCCGCCGTGGTCGGCGGGGTGCCGCTGCTGTCGGCGTGCTCATCGGAGGGTGGCGGGGGCGGCAAGGGCGGCACGACGACCAAGAAGGACGCGGCCAAGCTCCTCCCGACCTACCGGGCGTCCCGCGTCGTCGAGCCGGACATCCCCAGCGAGAACGGGTCCCGCCCCGGTTTCACCGGCAAGGCCGAGCCGTACGCGCAACTGCCCGCCTCCGTTCCGGAGAAGCTGGGCAAGGGCGGCAAGGTCACGATCATGAGCCCGCTGTGGGGCACCCCGCCGAAGAAGGACTGCGCCTACTACCGGGCCGTCGACGAGGCCACCGGCGTCACCGTCGACTGGCAGACCCAGGACGGCAACACCTACGGCGAGAAGCTCGGCGCGGTGCTCGCCTCCAGCGGCATCCCCGACATGGTGGTGATCCCCAGCTGGGAGATGCAGGGCAAGATCCCCAGCGCCATCGACAGCCGCTTCGCCGACCTCGGCTCCTACCTGTCGGGCGACAACGTCGAGAAGTACCCCAACCTCGCCGCCATCCCCACCGAGGCCTGGCGGATGTCCATCTTCAGCGGAAAGTTGAAGGGCCTGCCCCTCCCGTCCGGCGCGGTCGACATCGTCATCCCCTACTACCGCCAGGACATCTTCGAGGACAAGGGCTGGGAGGTTCCCACCAGCGCCCAGGGGTTCATGGACCTGGCCAAGGAGATCACCGCGCCCAGGGCCAAGGTGTGGGCCTGCGAGGACATGAAGTGGACGGCGTTCAACGTCTTCGGCGCGCTGCCGGACAAGCCGTACTGCTGGGAGTGGCAGGGCGAGAAACTGGTCCACCGCATCGAGACGGACAACTACCTCGAGGCGCTGGAGTGGACCCGCAAGCTCTACGCCGCCGGAGTCGTCCACCCCGACGCCATGGCGGTGCGCGGTGACGCGGGCACCCGCTTCACCGCCGGCCAGTCGATGATGACCAACGACGGCAACGCCAAGTGGTACGGCTGGACCTTCGAGCAGCGCGAGCAGAACCCCGACTTCCGTGTCTCGGGCATGGACATCTTCGGCCACGACGGCGGCGATCCGCGGCTGTACTTCGCCAACCCGGCCGGCATCTGGGCCTTCGTCAACCGCAAGGCCTCCAAGGAGACGGTCGAGGAGTGCCTGGCCATCGCCAACTTCGCCGCCGCCCCATACGGAACCAGGGAGAACCGCCTGGTCCGGTACGGCGTCGAGGGCACCCACTACACGCTGGAGGACGGCGTGCCCACCAAGACGCCCCAGGGCGTCACCGAGACCCAGGACACCTACTTCTTCACCGCCGGCTCCGAGGCCGTCGCCGCCTTCCCCGACTACCCGCAGATCGTGAGGGACTGGTGCGCCTGGCAGCAGCGGATGGGCGCGTTCATGAAGAAGCCGCTGCTGTACGGGATGCAGGTCCGCGAGCCCAACCGGTGGGCCAACCTCGGCGACCAGTTCGAGGACCTGGAGGACGACGTCGTGCGCGGCCGCAAGAAGATCTCCGACATGCAGCGGGCCATCGAGGACTGGCGCAAGGCCGGCGGCGACGAACTGCGCGACTGGTACCGGAAGCTGATCGACGAGGTCGGCGAGTCCGCCGCCTGA
- a CDS encoding ABC transporter permease: protein MAPAPHIAPAAPAGSPTADGTPSNAPPPDDGRRPGPRRGRRKGRKAAAPPGGITWRHRLRRDRALVLMTAPALLLVLVFAYVPLLGNAVAFKEFDPYVGESFFESFELSPWVGFEQFQRMWDDPYFWGAVENTLVIFLIQLVFFFPIPILLALLINSIISPRVRAWAQGVLYLPHFFSWVLVITVFQQIFGGAGIIAQTMRDHGGGGFDLMTDPDFFKFLVTFQMIWKDAGWGIIVFLAALAAVNHELYEAAAMDGANRWRRMWHVTLPALRPVIAMLLVLRVGDALTVGFEQILLQRRAVGTGASEVLDTYVWNVGLENGDFGYAAAVGVVKGIFGLCLVLIANKTAHLLGEQGVYKK, encoded by the coding sequence ATGGCCCCGGCACCCCACATCGCACCGGCGGCGCCCGCCGGCTCGCCGACGGCGGACGGCACGCCGTCGAACGCCCCACCGCCGGACGACGGCCGGCGTCCCGGCCCGAGGAGGGGGCGGAGGAAGGGCCGGAAGGCGGCCGCCCCGCCCGGCGGCATCACCTGGCGGCACCGGCTGCGCCGCGACCGCGCCCTGGTCCTGATGACGGCGCCCGCGCTGCTGCTGGTCCTGGTCTTCGCCTACGTGCCGCTGCTGGGCAACGCCGTGGCCTTCAAGGAGTTCGACCCCTACGTCGGCGAGTCCTTCTTCGAGAGCTTCGAGCTGAGCCCCTGGGTGGGCTTCGAACAGTTCCAGCGCATGTGGGACGACCCCTACTTCTGGGGGGCCGTCGAGAACACCCTGGTGATCTTCCTCATCCAGTTGGTGTTCTTCTTCCCCATCCCGATCCTGCTGGCCCTGCTGATCAACAGCATCATCAGTCCGCGGGTGCGCGCCTGGGCCCAGGGCGTGCTCTACCTGCCGCACTTCTTCTCCTGGGTGCTGGTGATCACCGTCTTCCAGCAGATCTTCGGCGGTGCCGGGATCATCGCCCAGACGATGCGGGACCACGGCGGGGGCGGTTTCGACCTGATGACCGACCCCGACTTCTTCAAGTTCCTCGTCACCTTCCAGATGATCTGGAAGGACGCCGGCTGGGGCATCATCGTCTTCCTCGCCGCGTTGGCGGCCGTCAACCACGAGCTGTACGAGGCCGCCGCCATGGACGGCGCGAACCGGTGGCGCCGGATGTGGCACGTCACCCTGCCCGCGCTGCGTCCGGTGATCGCGATGCTGCTGGTGCTGCGCGTCGGCGACGCCCTCACCGTCGGCTTCGAACAGATCCTGCTCCAACGCAGGGCGGTGGGAACGGGGGCCAGTGAGGTCCTGGACACCTACGTCTGGAACGTCGGCCTGGAGAACGGCGACTTCGGCTACGCGGCGGCCGTCGGCGTCGTCAAGGGGATCTTCGGCCTCTGCCTGGTCCTGATCGCCAACAAGACCGCCCACCTGCTGGGCGAGCAGGGGGTGTACAAGAAGTGA
- a CDS encoding carbohydrate ABC transporter permease has translation MRPAWEEPPGRVGLTAKGVVLGVACLAILFPLWIVIVTSLSPAETIRQAGGLVIVPDGITFEAYRELLSGGQVTRATVISVCITVVGTLFSMTVSVLCAYGLSRSGSFGHRPMLMTLLATMFFGAGLIPTYLLVQSLGLIDSYASLILPSAVSVFNILVLRAFFMGTAPELIDSARIDGAGEFRILWQVVMPLSRPVLAVISLFYAVGYWSAWFNASIYLNDQTKMPLQVVLNQIVLEGQRPTGMSQIVNTGQIHTLSVQMAVMVLALVPVSVLSPFVQKHFKKGMLIGAVKG, from the coding sequence ATGCGGCCCGCCTGGGAGGAGCCGCCCGGCCGTGTCGGCCTCACCGCCAAGGGCGTGGTGCTGGGGGTGGCCTGCCTGGCGATCCTCTTCCCGCTGTGGATCGTGATCGTCACCAGCCTGTCGCCGGCCGAGACCATCCGGCAGGCGGGCGGGCTGGTGATCGTGCCCGACGGGATCACCTTCGAGGCCTACCGCGAACTGCTCAGCGGCGGCCAGGTCACCCGGGCGACCGTCATCAGCGTCTGCATCACCGTCGTGGGCACCCTGTTCAGCATGACCGTCTCGGTGCTGTGCGCCTACGGCCTCTCCCGCTCCGGTTCCTTCGGCCACCGGCCGATGCTGATGACGCTGCTGGCCACGATGTTCTTCGGCGCCGGGCTGATTCCCACCTACCTCCTGGTGCAGTCCCTCGGCCTGATCGACTCCTACGCCTCGCTGATCCTGCCCAGCGCGGTCAGCGTCTTCAACATCCTGGTGCTGCGGGCGTTCTTCATGGGCACCGCGCCGGAGCTGATCGACAGCGCCCGCATCGACGGCGCCGGCGAATTCCGCATCCTGTGGCAGGTCGTGATGCCGTTGTCCCGGCCCGTGCTGGCGGTGATCTCGCTGTTCTACGCGGTCGGCTACTGGAGCGCCTGGTTCAACGCGTCGATCTACCTCAACGACCAGACCAAGATGCCGCTCCAGGTCGTGCTCAACCAGATCGTCCTGGAGGGGCAGCGCCCCACCGGCATGTCCCAGATCGTCAACACCGGTCAGATCCACACCCTGTCGGTGCAGATGGCGGTCATGGTGCTGGCCCTGGTGCCGGTCTCCGTGCTCTCGCCCTTCGTCCAGAAGCACTTCAAGAAGGGCATGCTCATCGGCGCCGTCAAGGGCTGA
- a CDS encoding sialidase family protein, with translation MSHHPHGRLPNRDTEAAETTGNARSAGADAGATRRSVLRGAAAATVTATAAGGLAASLPHPTAHAAPADRARPAADGARPYRWRSVAMGGTGFVPGILFHPTVRGLLYARTDIGGAYRWDDRAARWTALTDHIGWDDWNLLGVEAIAVDPARPDRLYLAVGTYAQPWASNGAVLRSDDRGTGWQRADLPVKLGANEDGRGTGERLLVDPRDGDTLWLGTRHDGLWRSTDAGAGWERDTSFPAEPSAGGQGVTVLAAAGRTVYAGWGDGGGTEPALYRTTASGGWEPVPGQPIGPATAVPQRVAHAHGALYVTYANAPGPGGQTDGAVHRLDVATGTWRDVTPHRPGGDDTFGYAGLAVSPNRPGTVVVSTNNRWGRVDTLYRSTDGGATWTSLRERAVLDVSETPYLTWGEEEPKFGWWIQALAMDPFDDRHVLYGTGATIYGTHDLTHWAPRIRGLEEASVRKLVSPPTGRAHLLSALGDIGGFHHDTLTASPARGFYRNPVFGTATGLDLAARRPSYVVRAGWGDRGNGAFSRDGGRTWTPFASQPPGAKDAPGPIAVTADAGALIWSLVHWDGTPHPGWRSDDDGAHWTEIPTFPAGATPLADPIDPRVVYAYDTARGTVAVSHDAGRTFVTAADGLPAGDREYQLAATPGRTGDLWLSAKDGGLLRSTDGGRVFVRDEGIAASHTLGFGKAAPGSHHPAVYHVARLAGSGRTAVYRSDDGGRTWTRINDDAHQWGWIGQTITGDPRRYGRVYLGTNGRGVQYGDPVR, from the coding sequence ATGAGCCACCACCCCCACGGCAGACTCCCGAACCGGGACACGGAGGCAGCGGAGACCACCGGGAACGCGCGGAGCGCGGGCGCCGACGCCGGCGCCACCCGGCGCTCCGTGCTGCGCGGCGCCGCGGCGGCCACCGTCACCGCGACCGCCGCGGGCGGACTGGCCGCCTCCCTCCCGCACCCCACCGCCCACGCCGCCCCGGCGGACCGGGCCCGTCCGGCCGCCGACGGAGCACGGCCCTACCGCTGGCGCAGCGTCGCCATGGGCGGCACCGGCTTCGTCCCCGGCATCCTCTTCCACCCCACGGTGCGCGGACTGCTCTACGCCCGCACCGACATCGGCGGCGCCTACCGCTGGGACGACCGCGCCGCCCGCTGGACGGCGCTGACCGACCACATCGGTTGGGACGACTGGAACCTGCTGGGCGTCGAGGCGATCGCCGTCGATCCCGCCCGCCCCGACCGTCTCTACCTGGCGGTGGGCACCTACGCCCAGCCCTGGGCCTCCAACGGGGCTGTGCTCCGCTCCGACGACCGGGGCACCGGCTGGCAGCGCGCCGACCTGCCCGTCAAACTCGGCGCCAACGAGGACGGGCGCGGCACCGGCGAACGCCTCCTGGTCGACCCCCGCGACGGCGACACCCTGTGGCTGGGCACCCGCCACGACGGACTGTGGCGCTCCACCGACGCCGGCGCCGGCTGGGAGCGCGACACCTCCTTCCCCGCCGAGCCGTCCGCCGGTGGACAGGGCGTCACGGTCCTGGCCGCCGCCGGGCGCACCGTCTACGCCGGCTGGGGCGACGGTGGCGGCACGGAACCCGCCCTGTACCGCACCACCGCCTCCGGCGGCTGGGAGCCCGTGCCCGGACAGCCCATCGGGCCCGCCACCGCCGTCCCCCAGCGCGTCGCCCACGCCCACGGCGCCCTCTACGTCACCTACGCGAACGCCCCCGGCCCGGGCGGACAGACCGACGGCGCCGTCCACCGGCTCGACGTGGCCACCGGCACCTGGCGGGACGTCACCCCCCACCGGCCCGGCGGCGACGACACCTTCGGCTACGCGGGCCTGGCCGTCTCCCCGAACCGCCCCGGCACCGTGGTGGTCTCCACCAACAACCGCTGGGGGAGGGTCGACACCCTCTACCGCTCCACCGACGGCGGCGCCACGTGGACCTCGCTGCGCGAGCGGGCCGTCCTGGACGTCTCCGAGACGCCGTACCTGACTTGGGGCGAGGAGGAGCCGAAGTTCGGTTGGTGGATCCAGGCACTGGCGATGGACCCGTTCGACGACCGCCACGTGCTGTACGGCACCGGCGCCACGATCTACGGCACCCACGACCTGACGCACTGGGCCCCGCGCATCCGCGGCCTGGAGGAGGCGTCGGTGCGCAAGCTGGTCAGTCCGCCCACCGGCCGTGCCCACCTCCTCTCCGCCCTCGGCGACATCGGCGGCTTCCACCACGACACCCTCACCGCCTCCCCGGCCCGGGGCTTTTACCGGAACCCCGTCTTCGGCACCGCCACCGGCCTGGACCTGGCCGCCCGCAGGCCGTCGTACGTGGTGCGCGCCGGCTGGGGCGACCGGGGCAACGGCGCCTTCTCCCGCGACGGCGGCCGCACCTGGACCCCCTTCGCCTCCCAGCCGCCCGGCGCGAAGGACGCCCCCGGCCCGATCGCGGTCACCGCCGACGCCGGCGCCCTGATCTGGTCCCTCGTCCACTGGGACGGCACCCCCCATCCCGGCTGGCGCTCCGACGACGACGGTGCCCACTGGACCGAGATCCCCACCTTCCCCGCCGGCGCCACCCCGCTGGCCGACCCGATCGACCCGCGGGTGGTCTACGCGTACGACACCGCCCGCGGCACCGTCGCCGTCTCCCACGACGCCGGACGCACCTTCGTCACCGCCGCCGACGGGTTGCCCGCCGGGGACCGCGAGTACCAGCTCGCCGCCACCCCCGGCCGCACCGGCGACCTGTGGCTGTCGGCCAAGGACGGTGGCCTGCTGCGGTCCACCGACGGCGGCCGCGTCTTCGTCCGCGACGAGGGGATCGCCGCCTCCCACACCCTCGGCTTCGGCAAGGCCGCCCCCGGCTCGCACCACCCGGCCGTCTACCACGTCGCGCGGCTCGCCGGCTCCGGCCGCACCGCCGTGTACCGCTCCGACGACGGCGGCCGCACCTGGACCCGCATCAACGACGACGCCCACCAGTGGGGGTGGATCGGCCAGACCATCACCGGCGACCCCCGCCGGTACGGCCGTGTCTACCTCGGCACCAACGGCCGCGGCGTGCAGTACGGAGACCCCGTCCGATGA
- a CDS encoding beta-galactosidase: MTVEPRPALADVTRGRLLYGGDYNPEQWPEHVWREDVELMREAGVNLVTVGVFSWARIEPRPGERDFGWLDRVLDLLDGSGIGVCLATPTASPPPWMGARHPETLPRDPAGATVWYGSRNHFCASSPVYREHALRITADLADRYGDHPALRLWHVNNEYGTFCWCDTTARHFRGWLHKRYGDLEALNEAWGTAFWSQRYGEWEEILPPRRTQYLTNPTQELDFRRFTSDALLECFTAERDVLVKRTPNVPVTTNFMPLFVGQDGWAWAEHEDVVSVDLYPDPADPFGPDGAALGALVQDLTRSQAGGPWLLMEQAAGAVNWRGVNHPRPQGLTRLWSLQAVARGADGICFFQWRQSRQGSEKFHSAMVPHAGRRSRTFRQVCELGADLGALAEATGTHVPARVAVLHDWDAWWAGLQQGRPSERLAYTEPLRAWHRALWERNLLCDLAHPEADLSDYALVAVPHLYLLTDTALDNLAAYVRGGGTLVCGFFTGVADADDRVREGGMDARLRELLGIDLVHEWWPMDEGDVQDLVLRTGDPGAPDDPDGACGPTAALWREDVETAGAETVAVYRGGELDGRPAITRHTAGAGTAWYLSTLPDPATLRALLGRAADEAGVRPTLAGLPSGVEAVRRGELLFLLNHRGEPVTVLLPAPATDLLTGRRYGRELPLDRHGAAVLREAPPAPGGG, encoded by the coding sequence ATGACCGTCGAACCCCGACCCGCCCTGGCCGACGTCACCCGCGGACGCCTGCTCTACGGCGGCGACTACAACCCCGAACAGTGGCCCGAGCACGTCTGGCGCGAGGACGTGGAGCTGATGCGGGAGGCGGGGGTCAACCTCGTCACCGTCGGCGTCTTCTCCTGGGCCAGGATCGAACCCCGCCCCGGGGAGCGCGACTTCGGCTGGCTCGACCGCGTCCTGGACCTCCTCGACGGCAGCGGGATCGGCGTCTGTCTGGCCACCCCCACCGCCTCCCCGCCCCCCTGGATGGGGGCCCGCCACCCCGAGACCCTGCCGCGCGACCCGGCGGGCGCGACCGTCTGGTACGGCTCGCGCAACCACTTCTGCGCCTCCTCGCCCGTCTACCGCGAACACGCCCTGCGCATCACCGCCGACCTCGCCGACCGCTACGGCGACCACCCGGCGCTGCGGCTGTGGCACGTGAACAACGAGTACGGCACCTTCTGCTGGTGCGACACCACCGCCCGGCACTTCCGCGGCTGGCTGCACAAGCGCTACGGCGACCTGGAGGCCCTCAACGAGGCCTGGGGCACGGCCTTCTGGAGCCAGCGCTACGGGGAGTGGGAGGAGATCCTCCCGCCGCGCCGCACCCAGTACCTGACCAACCCCACCCAGGAGTTGGACTTCCGGCGTTTCACCAGCGACGCCCTGCTGGAGTGCTTCACCGCCGAACGCGACGTCCTGGTCAAGCGCACCCCGAACGTCCCCGTCACCACCAACTTCATGCCGCTCTTCGTCGGCCAGGACGGTTGGGCCTGGGCGGAGCACGAGGACGTGGTCTCCGTCGACCTCTACCCCGATCCCGCCGATCCGTTTGGCCCCGACGGCGCCGCGCTGGGCGCCCTGGTGCAGGACCTCACCCGGTCCCAGGCGGGCGGCCCCTGGCTGCTGATGGAGCAGGCCGCGGGGGCCGTCAACTGGCGCGGCGTCAACCACCCCCGGCCTCAGGGGCTGACGCGGCTGTGGTCGCTCCAGGCGGTGGCGCGCGGCGCGGACGGGATCTGCTTCTTCCAGTGGCGCCAGTCCCGGCAGGGCAGCGAGAAGTTCCACTCCGCGATGGTTCCGCACGCCGGGCGGCGCAGCCGCACCTTCCGGCAGGTGTGCGAGCTGGGCGCCGACCTGGGCGCGTTGGCCGAAGCCACCGGGACCCACGTCCCGGCGCGGGTGGCCGTCCTGCACGACTGGGACGCCTGGTGGGCCGGCCTCCAGCAGGGCCGCCCCTCCGAGCGGCTCGCCTACACCGAACCGCTGCGTGCCTGGCACCGCGCCCTGTGGGAGCGGAACCTGCTCTGCGACCTCGCCCACCCCGAGGCCGACCTGAGCGACTACGCCCTGGTCGCCGTGCCCCACCTGTATCTGCTCACCGACACCGCCCTGGACAACCTCGCCGCCTACGTCCGCGGCGGCGGCACCCTGGTGTGCGGTTTCTTCACCGGCGTCGCCGACGCCGACGACCGGGTCCGCGAGGGCGGCATGGACGCCCGGCTGCGCGAGCTGTTGGGCATCGACCTCGTCCACGAGTGGTGGCCGATGGACGAGGGCGACGTCCAGGACCTCGTCCTCCGTACCGGCGACCCCGGCGCCCCCGACGACCCCGACGGCGCGTGCGGCCCCACCGCGGCGCTGTGGCGCGAGGACGTCGAGACCGCCGGCGCCGAGACCGTCGCCGTCTACCGGGGCGGCGAACTCGACGGCCGCCCCGCGATCACCCGCCACACCGCCGGAGCGGGAACCGCCTGGTACCTGTCCACCCTTCCCGACCCCGCCACGCTGCGCGCCCTGCTGGGCCGCGCGGCCGACGAGGCGGGCGTCCGGCCGACCCTGGCCGGGCTGCCGAGCGGGGTGGAGGCCGTGCGCCGCGGCGAGCTGCTGTTCCTCCTCAACCACCGCGGGGAGCCGGTCACGGTCCTTCTGCCCGCCCCCGCCACCGACCTGCTCACCGGCCGGCGGTACGGGCGTGAGCTCCCGCTCGACCGCCACGGCGCGGCCGTCCTGCGCGAGGCACCGCCCGCGCCGGGGGGCGGCTGA
- a CDS encoding TIM-barrel domain-containing protein: MSTPAHLSPPSSSLAQPSPTHGTFRTHGGALEWRGRQETVRVEPWGPNALRVRSRLGGPVLDGLPGALLEEPPAAEDTEIRIAADHAVVTCGAITAVVDAEGMLRFVRTADGAELLSEDRAHFWWPGPRLHTATGNGYHRLEQRFTAYEGERLYGLGQHQHGLLDQKGTVVDLVQRNAEVSIPVLTSSRGYTLLWNNPAVGRVELAHNGTRWVADSARQIDYWITAGAPADAQRRYSAVTGRTPMLPEWAAGFWQCKLRYRTQEELLSVAREYKRRGLPLSAIVCDFFHWTHLGEWKFDPAEWPDPTAMVKELDALGVKLVVSVWPSVSPLSENHRPMEHQGLFIGTEYGPMAHADWPDKGVAEPVQVAFYDATNPDARDFVWSRIRENYASYGITAFWLDAGEPELKPGFSANLRYHAGPGLEVGNLYPRENARTVHDGLAAEGETEIISLNRSAWAGSQRYGAALWSGDIGTDFATLRRQIAAGLNTALSGIPWWNTDIGGFHGGDPDDPAYREVMVRWFQFGALSPLMRLHGFREPGMPLGPEMTGGPNEVWSYGEEAGAILESYLRLRERLRPYVLEQMRTAHTEGLPPMRPLFLEFPDDPAAWEIDDAFLFGPDLLVAPVLEAGARERAVRLPAGARWTDAWTGETYPGGESVTVPAPLERIPLFLRDGAELPIREE, translated from the coding sequence GTGTCCACACCCGCCCACCTCTCTCCCCCGTCCTCCTCCCTGGCCCAACCCTCCCCCACCCACGGCACCTTCCGGACGCACGGCGGTGCGCTGGAGTGGCGCGGACGGCAGGAGACCGTCCGCGTCGAACCGTGGGGGCCGAACGCCCTCCGGGTCCGGTCCCGACTGGGCGGCCCGGTCCTCGACGGGTTGCCCGGCGCGCTGCTGGAGGAGCCGCCGGCCGCCGAGGACACCGAGATCCGGATCGCCGCCGACCACGCCGTGGTGACCTGCGGAGCGATCACCGCCGTGGTCGATGCCGAGGGCATGCTGCGCTTCGTCCGCACCGCCGACGGCGCCGAGCTGCTGTCGGAGGACCGCGCCCACTTCTGGTGGCCCGGCCCCCGGCTGCACACCGCCACCGGCAACGGCTACCACCGTCTGGAACAGCGCTTCACCGCCTACGAGGGCGAGCGGCTGTACGGCCTGGGCCAGCACCAGCACGGGTTGCTGGACCAGAAGGGCACGGTGGTCGACCTCGTGCAGCGCAACGCCGAGGTGTCCATCCCCGTGCTCACCTCCAGCCGCGGTTACACCCTGCTGTGGAACAACCCGGCCGTCGGACGCGTGGAGCTGGCCCACAACGGCACCCGCTGGGTCGCCGACTCCGCCCGGCAGATCGACTACTGGATCACCGCCGGGGCGCCGGCCGACGCCCAGCGCCGCTACTCCGCCGTCACCGGCCGCACCCCGATGCTGCCCGAGTGGGCGGCCGGCTTCTGGCAGTGCAAGCTGCGCTACCGCACCCAGGAGGAACTGCTGTCGGTGGCCCGCGAGTACAAGCGGCGCGGGCTGCCCCTGTCCGCGATCGTCTGCGACTTCTTCCACTGGACGCACCTGGGCGAGTGGAAGTTCGACCCGGCCGAGTGGCCCGACCCGACGGCGATGGTCAAGGAGTTGGACGCGCTGGGCGTGAAGCTGGTCGTCTCCGTGTGGCCGTCGGTCTCGCCGCTGAGCGAGAACCACCGGCCGATGGAGCACCAGGGCCTGTTCATCGGCACCGAGTACGGCCCGATGGCGCACGCCGACTGGCCCGACAAGGGCGTCGCCGAACCCGTCCAGGTCGCCTTCTACGACGCCACCAACCCCGACGCGCGCGACTTCGTGTGGTCCCGCATCCGGGAGAACTACGCCTCGTACGGCATCACGGCCTTCTGGCTGGACGCCGGCGAGCCGGAGCTGAAGCCCGGTTTCTCCGCCAACCTGCGCTACCACGCCGGTCCCGGGCTGGAGGTGGGCAACCTCTACCCGCGCGAGAACGCCCGGACCGTCCACGACGGCCTGGCCGCCGAGGGCGAGACCGAGATCATCTCCCTCAACCGCTCGGCGTGGGCGGGCTCCCAGCGCTACGGCGCCGCCCTGTGGTCCGGCGACATCGGCACCGACTTCGCCACCCTGCGCCGCCAGATCGCCGCCGGGCTCAACACCGCCCTGTCGGGCATCCCGTGGTGGAACACCGACATCGGCGGCTTCCACGGCGGCGACCCGGACGACCCGGCCTACCGCGAGGTGATGGTGCGCTGGTTCCAGTTCGGCGCGCTCTCCCCGCTGATGCGACTGCACGGCTTCCGCGAGCCGGGGATGCCGCTCGGACCGGAGATGACCGGCGGGCCCAACGAGGTGTGGTCCTACGGCGAGGAGGCCGGCGCGATCCTGGAGTCCTACCTGCGGCTGCGCGAGCGCCTGCGGCCGTACGTGCTGGAGCAGATGCGCACCGCCCACACCGAGGGTCTGCCGCCGATGCGACCGCTGTTCCTGGAGTTCCCCGACGACCCGGCGGCCTGGGAGATCGACGACGCCTTCCTCTTCGGCCCCGACCTGCTGGTGGCGCCCGTACTGGAGGCGGGCGCCCGGGAGCGTGCCGTGCGCCTCCCGGCGGGCGCGCGGTGGACGGACGCCTGGACGGGCGAGACGTACCCGGGCGGTGAATCCGTGACCGTGCCCGCGCCGCTGGAGCGGATCCCCCTGTTCCTGCGGGACGGCGCGGAGCTGCCGATCCGGGAGGAGTGA